In the genome of Hugenholtzia roseola DSM 9546, one region contains:
- a CDS encoding helix-turn-helix domain-containing protein, translating to MFNIAKLSIFAVGSYKLLFTFLPTFKMNTEKDLTIGQKIKELRVRKGYSQEVMADLLEMTTNGYAKIEQDKTPNLSIKRLEQIAEVLDSNIFELLSLGEKNTYYIGTQTGGNSGFHYTIHQNFPKEYQRIESENIFLKEKIVLLEDKIKNLEQILKLTETKG from the coding sequence TTGTTTAACATTGCAAAATTATCTATATTTGCTGTTGGTTCTTACAAACTACTATTCACTTTTTTACCAACTTTCAAGATGAATACCGAAAAAGATTTGACCATAGGACAAAAAATCAAGGAGTTAAGGGTAAGAAAAGGCTACTCACAAGAAGTGATGGCAGACTTACTCGAAATGACTACAAATGGCTACGCCAAAATAGAGCAAGACAAAACGCCAAATTTGAGCATCAAGCGTTTGGAACAAATAGCAGAAGTTTTAGATAGCAATATCTTTGAGCTATTAAGTTTGGGTGAAAAAAACACCTATTACATAGGCACACAAACAGGTGGAAATTCAGGATTTCACTATACCATTCACCAAAATTTTCCCAAAGAATATCAAAGAATAGAAAGCGAAAATATATTTTTAAAAGAAAAAATAGTATTACTTGAAGATAAAATAAAAAATTTAGAACAAATTTTAAAATTAACTGAAACAAAAGGTTAA
- a CDS encoding TM2 domain-containing protein: MNKNYLLTLIGSLVFMFLFTSATAPSIKKEEKNSKDFVRKVETPLNLVVEDKSSAKSLNNKELKKIAENVKGEKLTFKEKVALKVFGKKIQTISKHDKKTANKGEKSQTVALILAVFLGGLGIHRFYLGYTWQGIVQLLTGGGCGIWAIIDIVRIVMGTLKPNGKPYDKTFDI; encoded by the coding sequence ATGAACAAAAATTATCTTCTAACTCTTATTGGCTCTTTGGTATTTATGTTCCTTTTCACTTCTGCGACAGCTCCATCTATTAAAAAAGAGGAGAAAAACAGTAAAGATTTCGTTAGAAAAGTTGAAACTCCTCTTAATCTTGTTGTCGAAGATAAATCTTCTGCAAAATCTTTAAATAATAAAGAATTAAAGAAAATAGCAGAAAATGTTAAGGGAGAAAAACTTACTTTTAAAGAAAAAGTTGCATTAAAAGTTTTTGGAAAAAAAATACAAACTATCTCTAAGCATGACAAAAAAACCGCAAATAAGGGTGAAAAGTCGCAAACAGTTGCTCTTATCCTCGCTGTTTTTTTGGGAGGTCTGGGAATACACCGTTTTTACTTGGGCTACACTTGGCAAGGAATTGTACAACTATTAACTGGTGGTGGTTGTGGCATTTGGGCTATCATAGATATAGTTCGTATTGTTATGGGAACATTGAAGCCTAATGGCAAGCCTTACGATAAAACGTTTGATATTTAA
- a CDS encoding 4Fe-4S dicluster domain-containing protein, which yields MALYITDACINCGACLAECPNHAIYEPAQSWNFAEGTALAEVETETGESLDAQTLQEPLSDFIYYIVPYKCTECQGFEEEPQCQAVCPVECCLPDANFIESKAELLTKKEWLHAV from the coding sequence ATGGCACTTTATATTACAGATGCGTGTATCAACTGTGGAGCTTGTTTGGCAGAATGTCCCAATCATGCCATTTATGAGCCTGCCCAATCGTGGAACTTTGCCGAGGGGACGGCTTTGGCAGAGGTGGAAACCGAAACGGGTGAAAGCCTTGATGCCCAAACTTTGCAAGAGCCACTTTCCGACTTCATTTATTATATCGTACCCTACAAATGCACCGAGTGTCAGGGTTTTGAAGAAGAGCCGCAGTGCCAAGCGGTCTGCCCTGTGGAGTGCTGCCTGCCTGATGCCAACTTCATAGAAAGCAAAGCGGAATTGCTCACCAAAAAGGAATGGCTGCATGCGGTTTAG
- a CDS encoding insulinase family protein gives MKKISAFALSLFLFCAYAMQLSAQIDRSKAPLPKPAPTIELGKYESFTLENGLKVFVVENHKLPQVSFYLSFDMPTFAEGDKVGATDLMGALLRAGTSNRSKDQLDEEIDFIGASLNAGADAVFGGALTKNADKLMELMADVVLNPTFPEEELEKEKSKTLSGLQATATNAEAIMGNVKKVVNYGTAHPYGEVMTEEHVKNISAADLKKLHQTYFKPNIAHLAIVGDIDLKTAKALVEKYLKGWQKGEVARPTFQTPKRPENTRVVVADKAGAVQTVLSISYPIEYSLKSDDYFAAILMAEILGGSGFGGRMMQNLRETKAYTYGAYNSLASDRLIGSYSAGASVRNEVTDSAVVEFLHEMEKIVKDGISEDELNRVKSTRSGAFARSLESPFTVALQAINTEKYGLPKDFYINYLKNLNAVTVEQANAAAKKYILPKNANIFAVGKASLLKEKLARFGEILEYDAFGKPVVAADMSAAGDMTAEGVIEKYIKAIGGREKLESIESRTMEMNAKIQGMDMAMKMITTKDGKSFSSQSVMGMQMKQVYNGTKALVDTPQGKQIIEDETELAKMKESSVLFPQLYYAKNGTKLTLKGVTKVEGQDAYEVEVKTPAGSEGVEYYSTETGLLIQSVDADKGTVFSDYKEVEGVKIPHKARMGTQMGMMEATITKIKFNEKVDAKIFNIK, from the coding sequence ATGAAAAAAATCTCTGCCTTCGCCCTTTCGCTGTTCTTGTTTTGCGCCTATGCAATGCAACTTTCGGCGCAGATAGACCGCAGCAAAGCACCGCTTCCCAAGCCTGCTCCCACGATTGAATTGGGCAAATACGAATCTTTCACCTTAGAGAACGGCTTGAAAGTCTTTGTGGTAGAAAATCACAAATTGCCGCAAGTATCTTTCTATCTTTCCTTCGATATGCCCACTTTTGCAGAAGGCGATAAAGTAGGGGCTACCGACCTTATGGGTGCTTTGCTTCGTGCAGGCACAAGCAATCGCAGCAAAGACCAACTCGACGAAGAGATTGACTTTATCGGTGCTTCTCTCAATGCAGGCGCAGATGCCGTCTTTGGAGGCGCACTTACCAAAAATGCCGACAAACTGATGGAACTCATGGCTGATGTTGTCTTGAATCCTACCTTTCCCGAAGAGGAATTGGAAAAGGAAAAAAGCAAGACCCTTTCAGGCTTGCAAGCCACTGCCACAAATGCAGAGGCAATTATGGGCAACGTCAAAAAAGTAGTCAATTATGGCACAGCGCACCCTTACGGCGAGGTCATGACCGAAGAACACGTTAAAAATATTTCGGCTGCCGATTTGAAAAAATTGCACCAAACCTATTTCAAACCCAATATTGCACACTTAGCCATTGTGGGCGATATCGATTTGAAAACGGCAAAAGCCTTAGTAGAAAAATATTTGAAGGGTTGGCAAAAAGGCGAAGTAGCGCGTCCTACTTTTCAGACCCCCAAACGCCCCGAAAATACACGTGTCGTAGTAGCAGATAAGGCGGGCGCAGTGCAGACGGTACTTTCTATTTCCTATCCGATAGAATATAGCCTCAAAAGCGACGACTATTTTGCTGCCATTCTGATGGCTGAAATCTTGGGCGGCAGCGGTTTTGGTGGTAGAATGATGCAAAATCTTAGAGAAACCAAAGCCTACACCTATGGTGCGTATAATAGCCTTGCTTCCGACCGTCTGATAGGCTCTTATTCGGCAGGCGCAAGCGTCAGAAATGAAGTTACCGATAGTGCCGTAGTAGAATTTTTGCATGAAATGGAAAAAATTGTCAAAGATGGCATTTCAGAAGATGAACTAAATCGTGTCAAAAGCACACGTTCAGGTGCTTTCGCTCGTTCTTTGGAAAGCCCTTTTACGGTTGCTTTGCAGGCAATTAACACCGAAAAATACGGCTTGCCTAAGGATTTTTATATCAATTATTTGAAAAATCTAAACGCCGTAACAGTAGAGCAGGCAAATGCCGCTGCCAAAAAATATATCCTACCCAAAAATGCCAATATCTTTGCCGTAGGAAAAGCCTCTCTTTTAAAAGAAAAATTGGCGCGTTTTGGCGAAATACTCGAATATGATGCTTTCGGAAAACCCGTAGTGGCAGCCGATATGAGCGCAGCAGGCGACATGACGGCAGAGGGCGTTATCGAAAAATACATCAAGGCGATTGGTGGCAGAGAAAAATTAGAGAGCATCGAATCGCGCACGATGGAAATGAACGCCAAAATTCAGGGAATGGATATGGCAATGAAGATGATTACGACAAAAGACGGCAAGTCTTTTTCAAGCCAGAGCGTCATGGGCATGCAAATGAAGCAGGTCTATAACGGCACAAAAGCCTTAGTAGATACCCCACAAGGCAAACAAATCATCGAAGACGAAACCGAATTGGCGAAAATGAAAGAAAGTTCAGTGCTTTTCCCACAACTTTATTACGCAAAAAATGGTACAAAACTCACCCTCAAAGGCGTAACCAAAGTGGAAGGACAAGACGCTTACGAGGTAGAGGTCAAGACCCCCGCAGGTTCGGAAGGCGTAGAATATTATAGCACCGAAACAGGGCTGCTGATTCAGTCCGTAGATGCCGACAAAGGCACTGTCTTTTCCGACTACAAAGAAGTGGAAGGCGTAAAAATCCCGCACAAGGCGCGTATGGGTACGCAAATGGGCATGATGGAGGCGACTATCACCAAAATCAAGTTCAATGAAAAGGTCGATGCCAAAATCTTCAACATCAAGTAA
- a CDS encoding DUF2752 domain-containing protein translates to MYWSLIKLTCRVIISIVLLLLPIDFFDTGDSICLSVVFFDTECYACGMTSAFMHFLNGDFESAFAYNMLIFIVFPLIAMLWIVEAYKEIKVIRKNIYK, encoded by the coding sequence ATGTATTGGTCTCTTATAAAACTTACTTGCAGGGTTATTATTTCTATTGTGCTGTTACTTTTGCCAATAGATTTTTTTGATACAGGCGATTCCATTTGCCTTTCAGTTGTCTTTTTTGACACGGAATGTTATGCTTGTGGCATGACAAGTGCTTTCATGCATTTTTTAAATGGAGATTTTGAATCTGCGTTCGCCTATAATATGCTGATTTTTATCGTCTTTCCACTGATAGCTATGCTTTGGATTGTGGAGGCGTATAAAGAAATCAAAGTAATACGAAAAAATATTTACAAATAA